The genomic window TGGCGGCCTCCAGGTCGCGCACGGTGACCTTCGACGGGTCGCGCCAGCTGTCATCCAGGCGACCCCGGTAGGCCAGCTTCCGCGCGTGGTCGAACAGGAAGAAATCTGGCGTGCAGACGGCGCCGAAGGCCCGGGTCACGGCCTGGGGCTCGTCCTTGAGGTAGGGGAACGCGAAGCCCTGCCCTTTGGCCTGGGCCTGCATGTCGGCCAGGGACTCGCGGCCATGGGTCTCCACATTGTTGGCGTTGATGGCCCGGACCGCCACCTTGCCTGCGTACCGTTTGGCGTAGGCGTTGATGCGGGCCTGGGTGGCCATCACATAGGGGCACTCGGTGCTGAGGAACACCACCATGAGCAGGGGTTCCGTCGCCTCGGCGGCATGGGTGCGCCCGTCCGTGCCCGGAAGGGTGAAGGGGGGGCAGGGATCGCCCAGTTTCAGCCCATGGGGGGCCTGGGCCCAAAGGGAGGGTGCCAGCAGGGCCGGAACCAGGAGGAAGGCCGGACCGGGCCTCATCAGGACCTCCACTTGATGCTGCACCCCATGCTCGGGTG from Geothrix sp. includes these protein-coding regions:
- a CDS encoding thioredoxin family protein; amino-acid sequence: MRPGPAFLLVPALLAPSLWAQAPHGLKLGDPCPPFTLPGTDGRTHAAEATEPLLMVVFLSTECPYVMATQARINAYAKRYAGKVAVRAINANNVETHGRESLADMQAQAKGQGFAFPYLKDEPQAVTRAFGAVCTPDFFLFDHARKLAYRGRLDDSWRDPSKVTVRDLEAATEALLAGRPVAAEQIPSRGCSIKWK